Below is a genomic region from Scytonema millei VB511283.
AGCGTCGCATTAAACCACAGTAAATCTGGCGGTGCATTTCCTACTACTGCTGCCAAAATTTTCGGTAATTGCTGTTCTGCTTGCCCGACATACAAAGATTCTACTTGAATGTCAGAATGTTCTCGATTGAAGCGGTCTACCAGTGTTTGCAAAACATCGCGATTGGGTGGTGGATTTACCCCTTGCCACAGCGTAATTTTTGTGAATCCAGAATTGCTAGGTGTCACCTGACATCCCACCAAAGTTAGAGTTACCACGAGTAGGAGGAGAAGAAATTTAGTTTTGAATAGGTAGCGATTGAACAACTTCACTAGTTTTTTCAATTGACCTTTAAGTTTTATTGTCAAAATTTTAATCTAGAATTGCGATCTGTAGACAACCGTAAAAAAACACGGATTCCTGAAGTTATATTTGAAGTATGTATTCAAGGAAATTCATTGCGCATGTAGGTGCAAGCCTTGTTACAGGAGATGCAGATGAAGGCAGATAAAAAGATATCTTTTATTCCAATTTTATATGCGATTTTGATTATCTATGCGATCGCCACTTTTTTACCCTTTGCTTGGGCGCTTTCTGCTTCGTTTAAACCTTTAAATGAAATTATCGCTGGTGGTTTGAACTTGATTCCGCAGAATTTCACTTTAGAAAATTATCAAAAAATTTTCCTAGAAGAACCGTTATTTGGTCGTTGGTTATTGAATAGTGTTATCGTTGCTAGCACTGTCACTATTCTCAATCTTTTATTCAACTCAATGGCTGGTTATGCCCTTGCGCGTATTCCATTTAAGGGAAATCAGATCTTGTTTTTCAGTATCTTAGCAGTTTTAATGGTTCCAGCTCAAGTCACGCTGATCCCTAGTTTTTTAATTCTCAAATCTTTAGGCTGGCTAAATTCATATCAGGGATTAATTGTTCCGAATATTGTTAATGCAACTTTCATCTTTATGATGCGGCAGTTCTTTGTTAACTTTCCCAAGGAATTAGAAGAAGCTGCTGCCTTAGATGGTTTGGGTCATTTAGAAACTTTCTTTCAGATTGTCTTACCTTTAGCTAGACCAGCTTTAGCAGCCCAAACTATATTTATATTTTTAGGTTCGTGGAATAACTTTTTGATGCCATTAATGATTATTTCCACTTCAGACATGTTTACTTTACCTTTAGGTTTGAATACATTCAAGGGACAATACATTAGTTATTGGAATTACATAATGGCTGCGTCTATGGTATTCACTTTACCCGCATTGTTAATTTATGCCTTTTTCAACCGTTATTTCATTCAAGGGGTAACTTTCACGGGGAGTAAGTAGGGTGCGTTAATTAACGCACCCTCATTCATAAACATATCTTTCTGCTACTTTCCAATAGCGAGAGAATCGTTTCAGATCGATATAGCCATCGTACTCAAAAAATGGCTCGACTTCAAGAACTTCTAGTTTGAGCGATCGCTCAATTTCATCACAGATTGTTTCAAATCTGGGACTAGGACTATTCGCTGTCACCACTAAATTAGCATTTTGTTCTTTGGCAAAAGCTAACACTTCTTTTACCACATCACCCCGTCTAATCACAACAGGTAATTCCAATAAGCATTCATAAATAAAAGTAATCCGTTTCAAACTCAATTGCCACTCCTCAATCAAAGCCTCATCCCAAACCCAAATTGCAGGCGAATTGGGATATTCTTGCAGTGCGGGATTTTTTGGACTCAAGCAATCTCCGTGTATCCAGATAATAGGTTGACTCATGGTAATGGGTAATGGGTAATATCCTGACTCCTGTACGGGCGGGTTTTGGACGTGGATTGATTGTTACAATCGGTGAATCTTTTGCTAAACCCGCCCCTACCACTTCTGATTCCTATCGCCTTTTTTTCCCGCGTTGCCAACTTTGACTGTTGGGCTGCCGATTAAATTCTGCTTTGGGAAACAATCGCTGTTCTATTTGTTCGTAACTACCTTCAAAGTCACAATGTCCGTAGAGGGGACATTCGCGACAGTAAACACCATTCGTATAACGTTCTAAGTTTTCACGGTTGAAAAAATAGGGTTTGTGGCTAAACGTACTCGCTACCCACTGCCAAGACATATTATTACTCGCCGGATCTCCGTCTAACAAGTGTTCCAGAAACCATATTGCCCCAACTTGCCAGCGGATGCGTCGCCAATGCACCATATAAGCAGCCATCCACATCCGAGTGTGGTTGTGTAGATACCCTGTCTGACGCATTTGTTGACTGAAACTGTCAATACAAACTAACCCTGTCGTCCCTGTATTGATGTCTTCTGGTAGTTCGAGGGCGTACTCTTTGGCAGTGTAACCAGTTTTATACTCTTCTCGATCTTCCCAAATTCCATTTCCTAATTTGACATATAGGCGTTGCCAATAGTCACGCCAGCCGAGTTCGTTGATTAATTTCGTCGCTTCATCTGGCTGCTGAATTTTGCTCAAGACATATTTCTTAACTTCAGCTAAACTCAAAACTCCATAGCGCAGATAAGGCGAAAGGCGAGTTACCGCACCCGTGAGAAAATTCCGAGTTTTGGCGTAACGTCCCGGATCTACTATTTGTAAAGCTGTTTCAGCCGCTTTACGACCCCCCACAGTTTCGCTGATGTTATCATCTCGACTCGCGGCGGTGGGAAATTGTTCTTTTAAGTAAGCTACCAGTTCTTCGCGGCTGGTAAAATCGCGTTGCATATCCTTCATATCAGTTGTCAGTTATCAGGAAATCGTAGGGGCGGGTTTAGCAAGAGATTCACGGCTGGCGGCGAGAAATTTTTGGTCAAAACCCGCCCGTACAGCAGTAGTTGCGAATTACGTTCACGTAGCTTGCTTCCCCGAAGGGGTAGTGTAGCGCAACGTTTATTGTAAATCGCGCATTGAATTGTCTCCCTTATCCAAAAATAGGTAGGGTAAACCGAATCGGCGTTGGGGGGAATCTTTAGTTAAGTAAAGAGCGATCGCAGGGATTAAGCCATTAAGATCCTGATTAAAGAACATTTCACACAACACTGATTTAGTATGCGGGAACAAGGCACAATCAGCATCCACACTGAGAATATTTTCCCCATTATTAAGAAATCTCTCTACTCCGACCATGAGGTTTTCTTGCGGGAATTGATCTCAAACGCAGTTGATGCCATCCAAAAGCTGAAAATGGTGTCCCGCGCTGGGGAGTATTCCGGCGAGATGGGCGAACCAGAGATTCAAATTGCTATAGACAAAGATCGCAAAACCCTGTCCATCTCTGACAACGGAATCGGGATGACGGCGGAGGAAGTGAAGAAATATATCAATCAAGTGGCTTTCTCTAGTGCGGAAGAATTTATTCACAAGTACGAGGGAAAATCTGACCAGCAGATTATCGGTCATTTCGGCTTGGGTTTTTACTCTTCCTTTATGGTGGCGCAAAAAGTCGAGATCGATACTCTGTCTTACCAAGCAGGTGCGCCAGCCGTTCATTGGAGTTGTGACGGTTCCCCAGAGTTTATTTTAGAAGATTCATCTCGGAGCGATCGCGGTACGACTATTACCCTGCATTTAATGGAAGACGAGCAGGAGTATGTAGAAGATGCACGTATTAAGCAACTTGTCAAGACCTATTGCGATTTTCTCCCCGTCCCCATCAAACTGAATGGCGAGGTTATCAACCAGCAGAAAGCACCTTGGCGGGAGTCGGCAAATAATCTCACCAAAGAAGATTATCTGGAATTTTACCGCTACCTGTATCCTTTTCAGGAAGAACCGTTGTTATGGGTGCATCTCAACACCGACTATCCCTTCATCCTCAACGGGATTTTGTATTTCCCCAAACTCAGACCGGATGTTGATGTCACCCAAGGACAGATCAAACTATTCTGCAACCAAGTTTTTGTCAGCGACCATTGCGAAGAGATTATCCCGCGATTCTTACTACCCATGCGGGGAGTGATTGACAGTACCGATATTCCCCTTAACGTATCCCGCAGCGCTTTACAAACAGACCGGACGGTCAGGAAAATTGCCGATTATATTTCTCGTAAAGTTGGCGATCGCCTTAAAGAACTATACCGCGATAGCCGCGAAGACTACATCAAAGTTTGGCAAGACGTAGGTACGTTCGTCAAGTTTGGTTCTCTCAACGACGAGAAATTCAAAAAGCAAGTCGAAGATATCGTCATTTATCGCACAACTTACGAGGCGAAAGGCGAGACTCAAGCGGCGAAAAGCGAAACGCCAGCCGTACAGGTGCAAGCAGAAGAAGGAGACGCATGGCAAGACGTACAACCAGCATCGACTTCCGGTACAGGCGAACAGCCCGCCCCTACAACATCCTCCTACACAACGCTGAAAGAATACCTGGAACGCAACAAAGAACGTCATGAAAATCGCGTCTACTATTGCACCGATGAAGTTACCCAAGCAACTTATGTCGAACTGCATAAAAAACAGGGTTTAGAAGTCCTGTTCATGGATTCTTTCATCGATACCCACTTTATTTCTTTCCTAGAAAGAGAGTATTCAGACGTTAAATTCTCTCGCGTTGATTCCGATCTGGATCAAACCTTACTCGACAAAGATAAAGCTGGGGAAATTGTCGATCCGACTACGAATAAAACTCGCAGCGAATTAATCAAGGAATTATTTGAAAAAGCCTTGAATAAACCCAAACTCAATATCCGTACTGAAGCATTAAAATCTGACGATCCCCAAGGTACGCCTCCGGCGATGGTATTGTTACCAGAATATATGCGTCGCATTCAAGAAATGAGTGCCTTCGTCCAGCAGCAAACAGCACAGTTTCCTGACGATCATATTCTGCTAGTTAATACGGCTCATCCGCTGATTCAAAATTTAGTCAGTCTCAGCCAAGGCAGTATTATTCAAGGTGAAGGACAATCGCCTAGTGCCGAATTAGCTAATTCAATTTGCCAACACGTTTATGACTTAGCATTGATGGCACAAAAAGGATTTAATGCTGAAGGAATGAAATCTTTTGTCGAGCGTTCTAATCAGGTATTAACTCGCCTGACAGATCGCGCTACTAGTGGCTAAATTATCTCATGTTTTGCATTGGGCGACTAGAAGTCGCCCAGATTTAGCTCCCTATAATACGATGTTTACATAGTATTATGGGGGAATACTGTGAGAAACAACTAACTATGTTTACCGTTCAACTTAAGAATGGAGCGATGATTGAAGTTCCTATAGAACAGCTGGAAGAATTTTTAGAAAAAAATCGTATTTGTATAAAGAACCAGTACAAGCAAATGGGAAAGCGTAGAAAAATTAAGTAATTATATATGGATACTCTAACTAAATCTGTAACTTTTGAAGAGTATTTGAATTTCCAAGCAACACAAGATATTGTTTATGAATTGCATCGTGGAGAATTAGTACCTGTGGCTACAGGACGAGCGCAACATGGTAAAATAGCTAGATTTTTAGAAGACATTTATAGAGGTGAAATTAAGCGGCTAGACTTAAACTTAGAAACTTATCGAGGATGTGCAGGTGTAAGAATTCCCCAGTATGGAAGAAAGGATACTGCTTATGTTCCTGACGTGATGGTAGTCACATCAGAACAAGATCCATATTTAAATACATTAACAGAAGCTATTTTAGCTGTAGGAATGATTCACCCATTAGTTGTGGAAGTAGTTAGTGCGGGGACAGTAGCGATCGACCATCGTTATAAGCGTAGAGATTATAATGCAATTGAAGTACCGGAATATTGGATTGTAGATTTTATTGAAGATATTGAGTTTCCAGAATCTCCTAAAGTTACAGTTTGCCAACTCGTAGACGGGTTATATGAAACCAGAGAATATCGAGGTAGCGATCGCATTCAATCGGAATTATTTCCAGAGCTAAATTTAACAGCACAACAAGTTATCAATGTTGGAGAAAGTAGAGAAATTAACTAATTGATTACTGATATTTGGACTGTCATTTGGAAAGAGTGGCGCGAACTTTTATTTCAGCGCGGTAGCCTCAAAACAACGATTTTAAGTTGGCTACCTTTAATCTTAATATTCGGCTTGCTCATGCCCATTCAAATTGGTACATTTTGGGTAGACTCTCCCTTTACAATTGCTTATTGGGGTTGGCTACCGACTCTACCAGTTATGGCGCTTATTGCTGATAGTTTTGCAGGAGAAAGAGAGAGACATACTTTAGAAACTTTATTGGCAAGTCCTCTATCAGAAGCAGCAATTCTATTTGGTAAAATTATTACAGTTGTTATCTATGGTTTATTATTAACGTTAATAGTCTTACTAACGGGCTTGATAGCTGTTAATTTAACTCATAACACAGGAGAAATTTTACTCTACCCGATAGGAATAACTTTAACTGGAATTGGATTGGGAATTTTGACAGCTACAGCTATGGCAAGTATAGGTGTCATTGTCTCTCTCCGCAGTCCCACAGTCAAACAAGCAGCCCAACAATTAGCTTTTGTTTCTATTGCTTTAACTTGGATTCCACTTTTGAGTTTGAGCCTCATTCCAACTCAATTACAAACAAGTCTTTTGAGATCGGCAAAAAATATTAATTTGACTCACGTAATTTTAATTGTTTTCTTAGTGTTAGCGATCGCCAATCTAGGATTACTATTCATAGCAATTAAAAGATTCAAGCGATCGCGCCTAATTCTCGATTAGGTAGGGTGCGTTATTTAACGCACCCTACTGTTTAACCAAAGCTGGCAGATTTACGCGCAGTTTCTTGAACATTGCTTCCCGTGCTTGGTTAGCTAAAGTATCATCTAAAGCTGAAAGTGCGATCGCTTCCTGATATTTTTGTCTTAATGCAGTTTGAATCAACCAATCAGCTAAAAATGGATTTTTAGGTAACAGGGGGCCATGCGAATAAGTGGCGATCGCATTTTGATAAAATGCTCCTTCCGTACCATCTTCGCCATTATTTCCTAAACCATATACTACCCGTCCTAATGCCTCCACTTGACTTAATTTTGTCCGTCCACCATGATTTTCAAATCCAATTAAGTAGGGTGGCGAACCTGTCATTGCTACTAATTCCTGCGCTAACTTTTTAGCTGTCACTTCAATGACTAAATTACCGATACAGCGACGTGCATTTAAGCCAGGATGAATAGAGACAAAATCAAATAATCCCAGTCCCTCAATACGTTGTCCTTCTCCTGGTTCATAGTAATGTCCTAATAGTTGCGGCGCACCACAAGTAAAAATTCCTGGCGTACCATTTGCAATTTTTTCTCGTAACGCCTCAGCTTTAGCACCGCGCAAGTCGCGCATGACAATTTCTTGCTGTCTATCTTGTGCGCCACCACCTACCAGCAGATCGACTTGATAAAAATCTTGAGCCGTAGAATCTCGATCTAATGGTAATATTTTCACTGTATAATTGCGCCATTCACAGCGCCGCTGAATACAAATAACATTACCGCGATCGCCATAGGTACTCATTAAAGTTGGATATAACCAGCCAATTGTAATTTCCATATTTTCCAAATTCATATATATTTCTTGCTCAATTCCAGGTTAAATAAAGGCTTTTATACTTCTCGATCTTGCTTGCAACTAGCTGAGTATTTTGGAGATCGGGACAAATTTCAGCTACGTCTTTAGCAAATTTTTCAATATCTGTAGGTGGTCGTACGAATTCTAGACTCAAGCTACTTTTACTAGCAAATATAATTTCAAATTCACTGACTTCTTGCCATGATTTGAATTTATTAATTATGTCTTTAGGAGAAATATCATAATTCCACCCGTTAGTCTGATAAATCTTAATCAGATCTAAAGGATCTTCACCCTTAAAAACTGCAATTCTTAACTCTGCTTGTGTGACATAATTTAAAACTCTAGAAATATATTGGATCGACCTGTTTTTCTCTGGAGTCAATCCAACTCGATTTTCGCAGATTGTCAGATAGCTATGCGGAGCCAATAAGTGTTTTAGCTTGAAAAAAATTTCTCTATAATTTATGTAAGCTGGGATAATAATAGACAAACCTTCTACTAAAAGATTACCTCCATAATTGTAAACTCCGTAAACATCTTGGTCAAACTCAAGATAATAAGCTGGCAAAACATCGTTTAAACAACTCAATTCGTTATCTTTGAGATACACCTCTTGTTTTAAAAGAATTTTCTGCATTTTGACTTGGCATTCTTGCTTAATCATCTCCAAAACAGACTCATCAAAATCGATTTCAGCAGCTAAATGTCTTTCTGTCTGAGATAAAAGCATAGTCAGTTATCAGTTATCAGTTCATTCCAACTTACGACTTACGACTTA
It encodes:
- a CDS encoding DUF4253 domain-containing protein — protein: MLLSQTERHLAAEIDFDESVLEMIKQECQVKMQKILLKQEVYLKDNELSCLNDVLPAYYLEFDQDVYGVYNYGGNLLVEGLSIIIPAYINYREIFFKLKHLLAPHSYLTICENRVGLTPEKNRSIQYISRVLNYVTQAELRIAVFKGEDPLDLIKIYQTNGWNYDISPKDIINKFKSWQEVSEFEIIFASKSSLSLEFVRPPTDIEKFAKDVAEICPDLQNTQLVASKIEKYKSLYLTWN
- a CDS encoding DNA polymerase, with product MSQPIIWIHGDCLSPKNPALQEYPNSPAIWVWDEALIEEWQLSLKRITFIYECLLELPVVIRRGDVVKEVLAFAKEQNANLVVTANSPSPRFETICDEIERSLKLEVLEVEPFFEYDGYIDLKRFSRYWKVAERYVYE
- a CDS encoding type 1 glutamine amidotransferase, yielding MNLENMEITIGWLYPTLMSTYGDRGNVICIQRRCEWRNYTVKILPLDRDSTAQDFYQVDLLVGGGAQDRQQEIVMRDLRGAKAEALREKIANGTPGIFTCGAPQLLGHYYEPGEGQRIEGLGLFDFVSIHPGLNARRCIGNLVIEVTAKKLAQELVAMTGSPPYLIGFENHGGRTKLSQVEALGRVVYGLGNNGEDGTEGAFYQNAIATYSHGPLLPKNPFLADWLIQTALRQKYQEAIALSALDDTLANQAREAMFKKLRVNLPALVKQ
- a CDS encoding carbohydrate ABC transporter permease, which encodes MKADKKISFIPILYAILIIYAIATFLPFAWALSASFKPLNEIIAGGLNLIPQNFTLENYQKIFLEEPLFGRWLLNSVIVASTVTILNLLFNSMAGYALARIPFKGNQILFFSILAVLMVPAQVTLIPSFLILKSLGWLNSYQGLIVPNIVNATFIFMMRQFFVNFPKELEEAAALDGLGHLETFFQIVLPLARPALAAQTIFIFLGSWNNFLMPLMIISTSDMFTLPLGLNTFKGQYISYWNYIMAASMVFTLPALLIYAFFNRYFIQGVTFTGSK
- a CDS encoding FAD-binding domain-containing protein, whose amino-acid sequence is MQRDFTSREELVAYLKEQFPTAASRDDNISETVGGRKAAETALQIVDPGRYAKTRNFLTGAVTRLSPYLRYGVLSLAEVKKYVLSKIQQPDEATKLINELGWRDYWQRLYVKLGNGIWEDREEYKTGYTAKEYALELPEDINTGTTGLVCIDSFSQQMRQTGYLHNHTRMWMAAYMVHWRRIRWQVGAIWFLEHLLDGDPASNNMSWQWVASTFSHKPYFFNRENLERYTNGVYCRECPLYGHCDFEGSYEQIEQRLFPKAEFNRQPNSQSWQRGKKRR
- a CDS encoding ABC transporter permease → MITDIWTVIWKEWRELLFQRGSLKTTILSWLPLILIFGLLMPIQIGTFWVDSPFTIAYWGWLPTLPVMALIADSFAGERERHTLETLLASPLSEAAILFGKIITVVIYGLLLTLIVLLTGLIAVNLTHNTGEILLYPIGITLTGIGLGILTATAMASIGVIVSLRSPTVKQAAQQLAFVSIALTWIPLLSLSLIPTQLQTSLLRSAKNINLTHVILIVFLVLAIANLGLLFIAIKRFKRSRLILD
- a CDS encoding Uma2 family endonuclease, which encodes MDTLTKSVTFEEYLNFQATQDIVYELHRGELVPVATGRAQHGKIARFLEDIYRGEIKRLDLNLETYRGCAGVRIPQYGRKDTAYVPDVMVVTSEQDPYLNTLTEAILAVGMIHPLVVEVVSAGTVAIDHRYKRRDYNAIEVPEYWIVDFIEDIEFPESPKVTVCQLVDGLYETREYRGSDRIQSELFPELNLTAQQVINVGESREIN
- the htpG gene encoding molecular chaperone HtpG; translation: MREQGTISIHTENIFPIIKKSLYSDHEVFLRELISNAVDAIQKLKMVSRAGEYSGEMGEPEIQIAIDKDRKTLSISDNGIGMTAEEVKKYINQVAFSSAEEFIHKYEGKSDQQIIGHFGLGFYSSFMVAQKVEIDTLSYQAGAPAVHWSCDGSPEFILEDSSRSDRGTTITLHLMEDEQEYVEDARIKQLVKTYCDFLPVPIKLNGEVINQQKAPWRESANNLTKEDYLEFYRYLYPFQEEPLLWVHLNTDYPFILNGILYFPKLRPDVDVTQGQIKLFCNQVFVSDHCEEIIPRFLLPMRGVIDSTDIPLNVSRSALQTDRTVRKIADYISRKVGDRLKELYRDSREDYIKVWQDVGTFVKFGSLNDEKFKKQVEDIVIYRTTYEAKGETQAAKSETPAVQVQAEEGDAWQDVQPASTSGTGEQPAPTTSSYTTLKEYLERNKERHENRVYYCTDEVTQATYVELHKKQGLEVLFMDSFIDTHFISFLEREYSDVKFSRVDSDLDQTLLDKDKAGEIVDPTTNKTRSELIKELFEKALNKPKLNIRTEALKSDDPQGTPPAMVLLPEYMRRIQEMSAFVQQQTAQFPDDHILLVNTAHPLIQNLVSLSQGSIIQGEGQSPSAELANSICQHVYDLALMAQKGFNAEGMKSFVERSNQVLTRLTDRATSG